From Osmerus mordax isolate fOsmMor3 chromosome 8, fOsmMor3.pri, whole genome shotgun sequence, a single genomic window includes:
- the si:ch211-202p1.5 gene encoding endothelin-2: protein MGSSLPDQDLNRFYTQIMDLNTFYFLTTTLVLILEHQAFSSSVHGRNSEERGPLTQLVHTAHRRQRRCSCENLKDKECVYFCHIGIVWVNTPSQVVPYGVGSFPVRMKRELHGRCFCTDRQDTECLSFCCALSTHVG, encoded by the exons atgg GATCCAGTTTGCCAGACCAGGACCTAAACAGGTTCTACACCCAGATCATGGATCTTAACACCTTCTActtcctgaccaccacgctgGTCCTAATTCTGGAACACCAAG cattcTCCAGCTCTGTGCATGGGCGTAattcagaggagagaggccctCTGACGCAGCTCGTCCACACGGCCCATCGAAGGCAGAGGCGTTGCTCCTGTGAGAACCTGAAGGATAAGGAATGCGTCTATTTCTGCCACATTGGGATTGTCTGGGTCAACACACCTAG TCAGGTGGTGCCATATGGAGTGGGCTCCTTCCCAGTTCGAATGAAAAGAGAGTTGCATGGCCGATGTTTCTGTacggacagacaagacacaGAGTGTCTCAGTTTCTGCTGTGCTCTGAGCACACACGTAGGGTAA